A stretch of the Sphingobacterium thalpophilum genome encodes the following:
- a CDS encoding UvrD-helicase domain-containing protein — protein sequence MKSVAPLKILKASAGSGKTFSLTLHYLSLLLSNENSYREILAVTFTNKATAEMKERILSVLHGLATGDTSAKIEDFRKLLLQQYPDWNSYLIQEKSFRVYRRILHDYSHFTISTIDGFSQKVIRAFTYELNLDAAYKIEMNVNKVKKDLTIMLNQLLDERPDLLDWIIAYAEKKIAKNENWNYRQQLMGLASLIFSENFQEFDGYINSANPREVFNLLNQEIDQKIRAYTEALSLSIETFGETCKKFNLTESELKGKSRNKLFSASKVNKNVDKLSASEIAKLLDKYVQLIDNENEFTDSDKNVRYDLMAAFTPILQSFQTLQESLPAFIAYQAVQNNLYYLRLLKEMSDLLTQWRKDNGAQLISDSQLLLNKLGLDENSDPTFIWEKIGNRFNYFLFDEFQDTSRIQWKNYSPLLINALADATGSLSEHLIVGDVKQSIYRWRNGDWRILLQQVEQQIGAAFHLAEQTKSAIVENGSLDTNFRSLPNIITLNNYLFSTIPGQLQRLLNEKVYESLDQAGKDWWNSSGNDSMLVQAYQNSQQEIPEHKKNQTDKLGSIEIAYLPVADGRYRRNQVVEQSLQMLCEKIREWLLTQRYEAGQIGILVRSNAQARLVIQKLMDFKKEHQLSLEVISGDALSLASNDAVLLLVETLKALVYNSDKHSIHKAKMVYLYQAIQQKVLPQEAWLRFAANDIRALDGFLPQPLIDSWESWQKQPLVHLIEKLIEIYGLTSAHNIHLPYLLAFKDMISAFSANGERGIVQFLEFWEEDGNRAVLPSNGDINAIEVSTIHKSKGLAYDVVMLPFCSWDLDGMINGDFWIDTWDTPFAQLGKIPIKYTSTVGKSLFFKQYFEEMLFNYMDALNTFYVATTRAVEHLYITAPAFKESVDKKTGEITGYDLKNEYISDILYQVLDSPESPFPLTDAALHIDQVIRREKKDSADEQIVSLESYPISRALEMALEKSSTRSVNDIMMLEKAAQYGILAHEIMSQISKEKDIPKLVHQFIQAGVLSKEDEPFLMQEINQIWHHPIINGWLTGKYKIWNEASIITSEGETIRPDKVFTSKEETIVLDFKFTQTDYVGHKYQVDNYKKNLENLGYRNVKAYLYYAKSNQLIEVK from the coding sequence ATGAAATCTGTCGCGCCATTAAAAATACTAAAAGCTTCGGCTGGTTCGGGAAAAACTTTTAGCTTAACCTTGCATTACCTGAGCTTATTGCTATCCAATGAAAATAGCTACAGGGAGATTCTCGCCGTCACCTTTACCAATAAGGCTACCGCCGAAATGAAAGAACGCATCCTCTCGGTTCTCCACGGTCTGGCGACGGGAGACACATCGGCTAAAATCGAAGATTTCAGAAAGCTTCTCTTGCAGCAGTACCCAGACTGGAACTCATACTTGATCCAGGAAAAATCATTTCGTGTATACCGTCGGATATTACATGATTATAGCCATTTTACGATCAGCACGATTGACGGATTCTCCCAAAAAGTGATCCGCGCGTTTACCTATGAGCTCAATCTGGACGCCGCATATAAAATTGAGATGAATGTCAACAAAGTGAAAAAGGATCTGACCATCATGCTCAACCAGCTCCTGGACGAACGCCCCGATCTTCTGGATTGGATCATCGCCTACGCGGAGAAAAAGATAGCGAAAAACGAAAACTGGAACTATCGCCAACAGTTAATGGGACTGGCCAGTCTGATCTTCTCCGAAAACTTTCAGGAATTTGATGGATATATCAACTCCGCCAATCCCAGGGAAGTTTTCAATCTGCTGAATCAGGAGATCGACCAGAAGATACGTGCATACACTGAAGCTCTATCCTTGAGTATCGAAACGTTTGGGGAAACCTGCAAAAAGTTTAACCTAACAGAAAGTGAACTTAAAGGAAAATCGCGCAATAAGCTCTTCTCAGCCAGTAAGGTCAACAAGAATGTGGATAAACTCAGTGCTTCGGAAATCGCCAAGCTCTTAGATAAATATGTACAGTTAATCGACAACGAAAATGAGTTTACCGACAGCGACAAAAATGTCCGTTATGACCTGATGGCAGCCTTCACTCCGATTCTGCAGTCTTTTCAGACTTTACAGGAAAGCCTGCCTGCATTTATCGCCTACCAAGCTGTACAGAACAACCTCTATTACTTACGTCTGCTTAAAGAGATGAGCGATCTACTGACCCAATGGCGCAAGGACAACGGTGCCCAGCTTATTTCAGACTCTCAGCTATTATTGAACAAACTCGGCCTTGACGAAAACAGCGACCCCACCTTTATCTGGGAGAAAATTGGAAACCGCTTTAATTACTTTCTGTTTGATGAGTTTCAGGATACCTCCCGTATCCAGTGGAAAAACTACAGTCCTCTATTGATCAACGCTCTTGCTGATGCCACAGGCAGCCTAAGTGAGCACCTGATCGTCGGCGATGTCAAACAGAGTATCTACCGCTGGCGCAATGGGGACTGGCGGATTTTGCTGCAGCAGGTCGAACAGCAAATCGGCGCGGCTTTTCACCTCGCCGAGCAGACCAAATCTGCCATTGTTGAAAATGGCAGCCTCGATACAAATTTCAGAAGCCTGCCGAACATCATTACGCTCAACAATTACCTGTTCAGCACGATTCCCGGACAGCTGCAGCGGTTGCTCAACGAAAAAGTATATGAGAGCCTAGACCAGGCTGGCAAGGACTGGTGGAACAGCTCAGGCAATGACAGCATGCTCGTACAGGCTTATCAAAACAGTCAGCAGGAAATACCGGAACACAAGAAAAACCAGACCGATAAACTGGGCTCCATCGAAATCGCATACCTTCCGGTGGCCGATGGCCGCTACCGCAGAAACCAGGTCGTGGAGCAATCCCTGCAGATGCTCTGCGAAAAAATAAGGGAATGGCTTCTGACGCAACGATACGAGGCTGGGCAGATCGGTATCCTCGTGCGTAGCAACGCCCAGGCCAGACTGGTGATCCAAAAGCTGATGGATTTCAAAAAAGAGCATCAGCTATCGCTGGAAGTGATATCTGGTGATGCCCTGTCGCTGGCCAGCAACGATGCGGTGCTCCTGCTGGTCGAAACGCTGAAGGCGCTGGTATATAACTCAGACAAGCATAGCATCCATAAAGCAAAAATGGTCTACCTGTACCAGGCCATTCAGCAAAAGGTACTGCCACAGGAGGCCTGGCTGAGATTTGCCGCCAACGACATCCGGGCGCTGGACGGTTTTCTGCCTCAGCCTCTGATTGATTCCTGGGAAAGTTGGCAAAAACAACCGCTGGTGCACTTGATCGAAAAGCTCATTGAAATCTATGGACTCACCTCAGCCCACAACATACACCTCCCCTACCTTCTGGCATTCAAGGATATGATTTCAGCATTTTCAGCCAACGGCGAGCGCGGAATTGTCCAGTTCCTGGAATTCTGGGAAGAAGATGGAAACCGTGCTGTTCTACCCTCTAATGGTGACATCAACGCCATCGAGGTAAGTACCATACACAAATCCAAGGGACTTGCTTATGATGTCGTCATGCTGCCCTTTTGCTCCTGGGATCTGGACGGAATGATTAATGGGGACTTCTGGATCGACACATGGGATACACCTTTTGCGCAGTTGGGCAAAATCCCGATAAAGTATACATCCACAGTCGGCAAATCCCTGTTTTTCAAACAGTATTTTGAGGAGATGTTATTCAACTATATGGATGCACTCAATACATTTTATGTGGCCACCACGCGCGCGGTTGAGCACCTCTATATTACTGCCCCGGCGTTTAAAGAATCGGTGGACAAAAAAACGGGAGAAATCACAGGTTACGACCTCAAAAATGAGTATATCAGCGATATATTGTACCAGGTACTCGACTCTCCTGAATCTCCCTTTCCCCTGACCGACGCGGCGCTTCATATCGATCAGGTCATCAGGCGCGAAAAAAAAGACAGCGCCGACGAGCAGATTGTGTCGTTGGAATCCTATCCGATTTCCAGAGCACTGGAAATGGCACTGGAAAAATCCAGTACCCGCAGTGTCAATGACATTATGATGCTTGAAAAAGCAGCTCAGTATGGTATATTGGCACATGAGATTATGTCTCAGATCTCCAAAGAGAAGGACATCCCCAAACTCGTGCATCAATTCATTCAGGCGGGTGTCCTCTCGAAAGAGGACGAACCTTTCCTGATGCAGGAGATCAACCAGATCTGGCATCACCCGATCATCAACGGTTGGCTCACCGGAAAGTATAAAATCTGGAATGAAGCCAGCATTATTACCTCCGAAGGTGAGACCATCCGGCCGGACAAAGTCTTTACTTCCAAGGAAGAGACCATCGTGCTCGATTTTAAGTTCACGCAGACGGACTACGTCGGCCACAAATATCAAGTAGACAACTACAAAAAGAATCTGGAGAATCTGGGCTATCGCAATGTTAAGGCCTACCTGTACTATGCGAAATCGAATCAGTTAATTGAAGTAAAATAA
- a CDS encoding 30S ribosomal protein S16, which produces MATKIRLQRHGKKGRPFYHVVVADSRAPRDGKFIERIGSYNPNTNPATIVLDFEKALDWMNKGAQPTDTARAILSYKGVLYKKHLQGGVKKGAFDEAAAEAKFNAWVEAQEARISGKKDGLAQSKAEVKKAALAAEAKKKEEIAAAVAAKNAPVAEEPAAEEAEAPASEETEG; this is translated from the coding sequence ATGGCAACTAAAATCAGATTGCAAAGACACGGTAAAAAAGGACGTCCTTTTTACCATGTAGTCGTAGCGGATTCTCGCGCTCCTCGTGACGGTAAATTCATCGAACGTATTGGTTCTTACAACCCAAACACAAATCCTGCAACTATCGTTCTGGATTTTGAGAAAGCTTTGGATTGGATGAATAAAGGTGCACAACCTACTGATACTGCACGTGCTATCCTTTCTTACAAAGGTGTTCTTTACAAAAAACACTTGCAAGGTGGTGTAAAAAAAGGTGCTTTTGATGAAGCTGCTGCTGAAGCTAAATTCAATGCTTGGGTTGAAGCTCAGGAAGCTAGAATCTCTGGTAAAAAAGATGGTTTAGCTCAATCTAAAGCAGAAGTGAAGAAAGCTGCTTTGGCTGCTGAAGCAAAGAAAAAAGAAGAAATTGCTGCTGCTGTAGCTGCTAAAAATGCTCCTGTAGCAGAAGAGCCTGCGGCAGAGGAAGCTGAAGCTCCAGCATCAGAAGAAACTGAAGGTTAA
- the rimM gene encoding ribosome maturation factor RimM (Essential for efficient processing of 16S rRNA), which translates to MTVDQSFYIGYISKTRGLKGEMQLFFEFEDYEILDMDVLFLEVNKKLVPYFIDTIKLQKNSTAYVTFEDVDHIDKAQPLVRKKVYLPNEKMPERDPDDFRYTDLIGFLVIDENHGELGEIIDVQEFPQQFVATVDMDGKELMFPLSDDLILGIDGEEEIIEVNLPEGLIDLYNE; encoded by the coding sequence ATGACTGTAGATCAAAGTTTTTATATTGGCTATATCAGCAAGACGCGTGGTCTCAAAGGTGAGATGCAGCTGTTTTTCGAATTTGAAGACTACGAAATTCTGGATATGGATGTCCTTTTTTTGGAAGTGAACAAAAAGCTTGTTCCGTATTTTATCGACACGATAAAATTGCAGAAAAATAGTACAGCATATGTAACATTCGAAGATGTCGACCATATTGACAAAGCGCAGCCTCTCGTTCGTAAGAAGGTATATCTACCCAATGAAAAGATGCCAGAGCGTGATCCGGATGATTTTCGATATACGGACTTAATCGGCTTTTTGGTGATAGACGAAAATCATGGTGAACTGGGCGAAATTATTGACGTACAGGAATTTCCACAGCAGTTTGTCGCTACCGTAGATATGGACGGTAAGGAACTGATGTTTCCGTTGTCTGATGATCTCATTTTGGGGATAGATGGGGAGGAAGAAATTATAGAGGTCAACCTGCCGGAAGGGTTAATCGATCTGTACAACGAATAG
- a CDS encoding methylenetetrahydrofolate reductase has protein sequence MKIIDHIQNAKGKTLFSFELLPPAKGQGIQSIFKTMDELMEFKPPFIDVTYHREDYIYKEHASGLLERVSYRKRPGTVAICAAIMNKYKVDAVPHLICGGFTKEETENALIDLNFLGIDNVLVLRGDARKGDADFIPTEGGHAFATDLLQQVVDMNKGKYLHEDIVTSEKTDFCIGVAGYPEKHFESPNFNTDFKYLKQKIDMGAEFIVTQMFFNVDKYKEFVIKCRDNGIHVPIIPGLKPLTTKKQLVTLPRIFHLDIPEELSDAVAACKTNADVRQVGEEWLVQQCQELIKFGAPVLHFYTMSNPGPTKKIVEKLA, from the coding sequence ATGAAGATTATCGACCATATCCAGAACGCAAAAGGAAAGACACTGTTTTCTTTTGAGCTATTACCTCCGGCAAAAGGCCAAGGAATCCAGAGTATTTTTAAAACGATGGATGAGCTGATGGAATTCAAGCCACCTTTTATTGACGTCACTTATCATCGGGAGGATTATATCTACAAAGAACATGCTAGTGGCCTGCTGGAGAGAGTCTCTTATCGCAAACGTCCCGGCACAGTGGCCATATGTGCGGCCATTATGAACAAATATAAGGTGGACGCTGTTCCGCATCTGATCTGTGGTGGTTTCACAAAAGAAGAGACCGAAAATGCGCTGATCGACCTCAATTTTCTGGGTATAGATAATGTTTTGGTACTCCGGGGCGATGCGCGCAAAGGGGATGCAGACTTTATACCGACTGAAGGCGGACACGCTTTTGCCACCGATTTGTTGCAGCAGGTGGTGGATATGAATAAGGGCAAATATCTCCACGAGGATATCGTGACCTCCGAAAAGACCGATTTCTGTATCGGTGTGGCCGGATATCCCGAGAAACATTTTGAATCTCCCAACTTTAATACCGACTTTAAGTACCTGAAACAGAAAATTGATATGGGTGCCGAGTTTATCGTTACCCAGATGTTTTTTAACGTTGATAAGTATAAAGAATTTGTGATCAAATGCCGGGATAATGGCATTCATGTACCTATTATTCCGGGCCTCAAGCCGTTGACCACCAAAAAGCAGCTAGTTACCCTGCCCCGCATTTTCCATTTGGACATTCCCGAAGAACTGAGTGATGCGGTTGCGGCCTGTAAAACAAATGCTGATGTCAGACAGGTAGGCGAGGAATGGCTGGTGCAGCAGTGCCAGGAACTGATTAAATTTGGCGCCCCAGTGCTGCATTTCTACACCATGAGTAATCCCGGACCGACAAAGAAAATTGTAGAAAAGCTGGCTTAA